The genomic interval TTTGAAAGAATGTCCGGTCATAGCGATGATCGGCGTTTTGGATTTATCGCCGAAAACGGAGCTGTCCTGAATCTGTTTAGCTGTTTCCAAACCGTTGAGAATCGGCATTTCAATATCTAAGACGATGCAGTCGAAGGCCTGATCTTTCAGCAGATTGAGCACTTGCAAACCGTTAACTGCCGTAACTACGGTATGTCCGCGGTTTTCAAGCAGCTTTGATGCAGAAAGAAGATTAATTTTCTCGTCGTCTGCTAAAAGTATTTTCATCGGACTTGCGCTTCTTTTTTTATCAGTGCCCCGTCTTTTGGAAACGGGGCACTGAAATTATTACATTTCGTTAGGAAGAGCTTTCAACTGCGCGTACGTGTAAACAGGACCGTCCATGCAAACATAGCTGGTTCCGATGTTACAACGTCCGCATATGCCGACACCGCATTTCATGCGTTTTTCAAGGGTTGTGTAAATCTGTTCATCCTTGAAACCGAGTTTTGCGAGCGCCTGAACCGTGAATTTAATCATGATCGGCGGACCGCAGGTAACTGCAACACAATTTTGGGGTGAAGGGTTGATGTCCAGCAGCACGTTAGGGATAAGACCCACATTGTGCTTCCAGCCTTCATATTCAGCATCGATGGTCAGATGCGTATCTAAATCATCACGTTCCATCCACTCCGGCAGCTCGTAGCTGAAAGCCATATCTACAGGGCTTCTTGCTCCGTAAAGCAGAGTTATTTTACCGTAATCTTTACGATTATCCAGCATGAAAAGCAGC from Desulfovibrio gilichinskyi carries:
- a CDS encoding response regulator, whose protein sequence is MKILLADDEKINLLSASKLLENRGHTVVTAVNGLQVLNLLKDQAFDCIVLDIEMPILNGLETAKQIQDSSVFGDKSKTPIIAMTGHSFKDSKEDFEKAGIKHYVSKPFDIEDLVQTIEKSTSSNLYRKSI
- a CDS encoding FAD/NAD(P)-binding protein — translated: MTGNPYLPAMATIQEVIDETPNIKTFRVTLNNPNIRKEFTFKPGQVGQLSAFGIGEATFVINSSPTRMDYLQFSVMRTGEVTSMLHTLSAGDQIGVRAPLGNAFPYEDMKGKDIVFVGGGIGMAPLRTLLLFMLDNRKDYGKITLLYGARSPVDMAFSYELPEWMERDDLDTHLTIDAEYEGWKHNVGLIPNVLLDINPSPQNCVAVTCGPPIMIKFTVQALAKLGFKDEQIYTTLEKRMKCGVGICGRCNIGTSYVCMDGPVYTYAQLKALPNEM